The DNA window CCAACTACACAGGCCGGAGGGGCCATCATTCAGATTACAGGCCCCCCACTTGTTGAGAGGCCTGTATGTGTAGTGAAGTAACAGCAGGTTTTATCCGCTTTACCTCGTTATTAAGAATGGTTTCGTAACTACTGAGCCAGCCGTCTGCACCCTGAGGAAATAAGCGCCGCTTGGAATCTCATTTATATCAAGCAATATATGTTGATCTCCTTTAGATACATAACTGCTTCGTTTATGAATGAGGGCCTTGCCAAGTTGGTCATAGATCATGAAATCTGCTTCACCATCGGATGCAAGCTCGTAGTACACTGAAAGCGTCCGCATATCAGCATCTGTAACCACCCGCACATTCATCTCTTGGCCAGCAATTGCACTTACACGAACTCCCGCATCGGGAATCGGCTTCAGTGGGAACGTCAGCTTATAGAAGGGTGTGGTGTCCTCTGGTATCCTGGATTGGGTTACTCGGATGCCCTGTATTGCTTTCCAGCAGGCAGCATTTCCACCAGAGTCATCTGGAAATAACAACGTGATGTTATACCACATATTTGCTTCGGCGTTAAAGTCTATATGGCCGAGCGCATTCGCAAGACCATTTAATACGTAGTGTTGGTAGATTGCCTCCGAGTTTATCGGTTGCATCTTCACAAGCCAATTATATTGATTGACCCAAGGCTCTGTCGTGTTGATTGTTTGGGCATACCAAATATCAGCGGTACTAGTAAAAGCATACCGGAATGCATCGAGGGTCTCACCTGGATACACGGTTGCAAATGGATGGTACTCGACGTAAGAGCGCATACTGTCTCTGCACATGACTGGGTCGACACCAAAATATGTAAGTGCCTTTTCATAAAGACAGAGACTGTCCGGCCAATGTATGCCGTAATAGTAACAGTCATCATCAGATATTGCTTGCGTTATAGACGGAGCATCTTTGCCATGTGGTGATGCCCAACCATTCCCACAACTAAAGTCAGCAGTGAGAGCTGTTACGTTCGATGAATTTGAATATGTCACGTTCGGACAGTTAGTTGCATCTGTAGTAGGATTACCCAGATTAATGATTGGCGACCACTGATTTTGTGATACTTCATACGTGGGTGGTAGGATATAAGTGCCACCAGAGGTATAATCCATTTGCTTGGCTCCCGAGTTGGATGGCAATGAAAAAACCGATACGCATGCTAGTACCAATATGGCGATCAGCAACTCTGAGGCAGTTACTCCCGAAGCAATTGAATTAAGCAATTGTATAGGTATAATTACTTTTGAGGGCTTAAACTTGAAGGAAAGCATGTCGTGTATTCCCTTCTATCAATCTGTTCTGTATGATGTTAGCTTAATAAGTCCGTTTAGGTGCCAGAGACAACCTCTTGTAGTTTAATCAGACCGCTACAAACTACGTGAACTACTTAGATTAATGATAAGGGATTCGAAATAATTCCACAACTCGTTAGTTAGATTTTGGTCTTAAGCCTATTCTCTATTCTGCGCCCTGGATTTTAGGATCGTTATTACTGTCTTAGATTCGGGAGGCATCATAATGGTCACAGTGGGCCATGTCGGCCAGCCGTTCACGGAATATAATCCTGTCGGCGCCTGTTTGGAAATCTATGAGAATCAGTACTAAAATTATTATAACGGTCGCGCTTCTTGGTGTGATCGCGTTCTTCGGCAACGGCTGTTCTGAAAAGTCGCAGGCTGAATCCAAGAAAGCCGTGATCGCGCTCCCGACCGCGAAGTGCGAAACGTGCAAGAAGA is part of the Bacteroidota bacterium genome and encodes:
- a CDS encoding T9SS type A sorting domain-containing protein; protein product: MLSFKFKPSKVIIPIQLLNSIASGVTASELLIAILVLACVSVFSLPSNSGAKQMDYTSGGTYILPPTYEVSQNQWSPIINLGNPTTDATNCPNVTYSNSSNVTALTADFSCGNGWASPHGKDAPSITQAISDDDCYYYGIHWPDSLCLYEKALTYFGVDPVMCRDSMRSYVEYHPFATVYPGETLDAFRYAFTSTADIWYAQTINTTEPWVNQYNWLVKMQPINSEAIYQHYVLNGLANALGHIDFNAEANMWYNITLLFPDDSGGNAACWKAIQGIRVTQSRIPEDTTPFYKLTFPLKPIPDAGVRVSAIAGQEMNVRVVTDADMRTLSVYYELASDGEADFMIYDQLGKALIHKRSSYVSKGDQHILLDINEIPSGAYFLRVQTAGSVVTKPFLITR